The sequence CGATGCATCTCTCAAATGAGTCTCTTAGAGATTTACCTGGGACTCCAGCTTTAGATGCTAAAGAACCTACTTCTGAGATGCTCAGATTTCTCGGAAGACTTCAAGTGGGTGATCCTCCTCATGTATATTTCAGATAAACATGAACTACTGTACTGATCAACATGATGACAATAGTTGACTATGACAGCATCATTCATACCTTCGTTGCCAAATCCGAACCAGAACTCCACGCGAACACCAACATCGGCAACACTCGCACCTCCCTCACACCTTCCAGTCACCCCCAGTGGCACTACGGGAGATACGTCTGTTCCTCCCGTCACACCAAACCCGTTCCCAGCTatgaacaaggaagaagagcaataTGCTCATATCGATGGAGTGGTGGTCTGGGATGGGGCGGTGGAAGAAGTTCCTGGACCATGGGAAGAAAGCGAAACTAAGCATGGTAAAAGCTTAGGAaagagtggaagtgggagcGGGAGCGGGAGTGGAAGGAAGATCATAAGGGTTCAAGATGGCTGGGAAGTCATTTGGAAAGGTGAAGTACCTATCGGTGAGTATACCGTGGCTTGCATACTGCTCTCAGGTTCTATAACAAGTTGAACGATGAACGGGCAACAGATAGGCTGACTATGACGCCGACTGCATTAATCAGCTTACGTCCGAACGCAAATCCAGAATCCACTTTTAGCATTGACGGCTTCAGCGACGCTTCGAGATACTAGTCATACCAAGACTCATCGAAGGAATGCCCAAAGTATCGATGCAATGTCCATACGGAGTGGAAATACGATAAGGACCGATGGTACTGAGCTGGAAtatgaggaagaggataatGACGAGTTTGCAGGGATGGAGGATATTGACTTGCTTGGTGGTTTAACAAGTGGTAAGCTAAAACGTTTCATGTGTGTTGAAACGATGGATATACCTTACGTGTCTGTTTGCCTATAGGTCAAGACATCATGCCTGCTACTCGATTAGCACCTTCTCTGCGAGAGGATCTATCCGTTCCCCTCACATCAATAAATTCACCAATACCACTTTCAGCCATGACACCAATCTCAGCACCTACGATCATAACCCCATCAACTACTTCCTCTGGACCAAGTAGAGAGCGTGGATTTCCACCGACAACAGTACAACCTGAAATATCAACCACACTACGTAAGTCGTACCGTAGAGTTTTGTCACTGGCACCTGGTTTAAGAGTAAGAATGAGAACTCTATTCTTGCCTCAACTGCTATCTGgatcaatcgaagaagaagaaggtgaaaagagaatTGTGCTATGTATAGAAATTGAGAATTCACCTGAAAGTTCTTTATCGAATGGATTTCAAGTATcggaaatcaaagttgatataggtgggaaaggtggaaaagCTTCAACTGAATTAGTTTGTCAACCTGATACCATCGATTTTCCAATGAAATTAGGGAGTACAGAACAATATAATCTATTATACAAAGTATCGATCGCTTCCCCGACTGAGGGAAATAGCAGGGAAGGAATGATAAATGGTATAGAAGAAGCCGTATCGAAATCACTTGGTAGAGGTGATGAGATTAGACCTGTTTCCATCGTATTAATAGGTAGACCATTTACAATACAACAAAAGGGAGAAATCAGATATCAGACAAAAGAATTCCATTCAAGATGGAATTGTTCACTCGATTTGACCCCCTTCTATTCCTCAAACTCGACTCCGACACCTATCATACCGAGAAATAGACGTTCGAAGGTAATTTTACAACCTCCAAATGCAATCGCCGGTGATAAAAGATATTCGTTAGCACATCTACTATCGGTCGAAAAAGAACGTGAACGAGAACGTGAAAAGGGATCACAAGGTAAAAGACCGTTAATGCCAAGTCAATCTTTTAATGCGAATAATCAAAACATTCCAGGAAGCAGAGTATCATCTTTAGCTTTAGGTAGACAACcaaatcaaaaccaaaatcaaaaggaaaaattGGAAAATGGTTTGTTAATCTCTGTGAAACTCTTACCACAGTCGCAACCTCAGTCTCAGCTTCGACCTCAATCGTCGGAAGAAAGTGAATCTTCTATCGGACCATTGGAGACTTTTTCATTAGAGATATTCGTCCATAATCGATCGGAAGAAATTAGAAGGTTCAGGTTATGCATCCCTCCCAGAGACGGCATAGTGGAGAATCAAATCAGGGATATTTGGGataaaagaaggaagagaagaaacgatgaACCTGATTGgggtgttgatgattctgGCAAGTCCACGTTCATTTCTGTTATCTCATTCTGCTTTAATGTTGAGGCCCCGCCTGAAAGATCGAGTGCTGATACCATCGCTGAATGCAATCTTGGCtgatgatcaatctcaataGTTCTCAAACAATCCCTCTCGGCTCATTTAGCCTCCTCTCCAGCGTTGATACCTTTGGAAAACGATATCAGATGTGGACCCTTACTTCCTTCAGCAAGCCTTTCAGCAAGAATAAGGTTTTTAGCATTAAGAGAAGGTGTGCACAAAATTGAGAAACTGAGAATCATAGGTACGGGTGATGAGGTCGATTTCACTTTGAGGCAAGTTGCTTTTCTATGAAGCAGAAGTCCGTCAGCTAACAGCCATGGCGCTAGTCCCGTACTCGACGTCATTGTTGGACGAGGCAAATAGTACCGAATTGGCAGCATTGCTTCGATGTCTATTCGGACCCTCAATTGTGGATGGTCATTCCAATATCGTTGTTGCCTAAACAAGGGACTGCtagtcaaaatcaacttgCATAGGAATCAATGGACTTTTATGCATGGTGATTTAATGTCTAATCTATGAACAGCATCGTCCTTCAATGACCCCAAGTAATAGAATTCCACTAAGGAGTAGCTCTGCCCATCCATCGGGGATAGAGTGAACACTCTCTAACGGTCCATCTGTTGAGTAACCAAGCGAGGAATCGCTGAAGGATAGGAATCATTCGTCAGCATTCAAGTATTTCTTGGTTGAAGATTatgataactcacctctACACCTAAACCATAACCACCGTGTTCGGTTGTACCGTATTTTCTTTGATCTGTGAACCAGTAATAAGGATCTGATGGGATACCTTCTCTTTTGTAGGCAGCCATTAAAGTATCATAATCTGTTATTCTCATTGAACCACCAACTACTTCACCAACGTTTGGCATCAAGACATCTACTGATTCAGTGAAGTCTGGAGCTTCACCTAATGGTTGCATGTAGAACGCCTTGAGTAATTTAGGGAAATGGATTAACATTATTGGAcgattgatttgatcagtcattttcctttctgctGCTTCGGCGATATCGTCTCCTACGACATGATCTTCTCCGTCTTCTTTTTTGATTCCATGTTCGCTCAGATACTTGATGGCATCTCGATAATCCATTCTCATAAATGGTCGAGAAGGTGGCGTGAATTCTGGGTTGAgtgttttgatgatttcggcTGAAACGGGATCGGCAAGAAGAGTGTCCACTACTTCACAGATCTATTTGgcaaaaagaatggaatatCAGTACACAATACACAACTTCTCTCTCGAGGTGAAAGATATGTGTGATCATGACAACCTGTTAAGtgagattgacttaccatatCCTCAAGATGGTCCAAAAGATCCTTGAACTGGATGAACACTAATTCTGCTTCGAGATGAGTGTATTCAGAAAGATGTCTACGAATAAATCCAAATAAGATCAGTTATCGTCCCTTATTTCCTTTCTATTACATTGTCATCATGGGTAGTGTCGTTGGACTCACCTTCTGGTTAAAGATTTCTCAGCTCTGAAACTCTCCTGAATACAGTAAACATCACCCAAAGACGGTAAAACAGTTTCCAAATAAAGTTGACTCGATTGAGTTAGATATGCTGGAGCACCATAATAATCAAATTCGAACAAAGTTGATCCACCTTCGACTGAAGTTTGAACCATACATGGTGGAGTGACTTCTGTGATTTTCCTCTTGTAGAATGAATCTCTGAACGCTCGTAAAAGTAATGCACGAACTCTCATTACTGAAGTTGCTGTTTCTCCACGTAATTCAAGGTGTCTCAAATCAGCTCGAATGGATGCGTCGGTGTCCTACGAACGTGGGTGAAAAGTGTTAGTCATATGCCCCCTGTTgtcgaaatggaaaaaaaggGAATTGTATAGCTTACAACTGATAGTCTACCTTCAAAAGCTTCGGATCCACCGGGAGCTTTACCAATGATCTTCCAATAATCCACCATCAATTCCACTCCACCAGGAGCAGTTTGACCTTCTTTTACTTTCTCGATGGTACCAACAAGCTCTACAGTACTCTCTGTTGTGAGATCCAAAGCATCTATCGTTTTAATGGCGTCACCGGTGAGGATACATTGAAGCATAGCTGTACCGTCTCtgacaacgatgaaataGTTGGTCTTTTGAGGTCGGAATCTGTGAACCCAACCTTGGATTCTAACTCGTGTACCAACTAATTCAGGAACGGCATAGATTTTGGTCTGTCAAATAACGATTAAGATCAGCTGGATTCAGGATTTTAACAGTTCAATTaaagagaagctgatggGGACTAACCTTTTTTGATTCTTTGGAAGGATCATCAACCAATATAATAGATTtagcttcttcccttctttttttctctttttcctcttgagcagcttttTCTTTAGCTAACCTGtcaccttcagcagctaATTTAGCTTCTGATTTTCTCCAACCCCCAATTGACTTTACGAGCTTTTTCTTGGCAGAAGCGGAGATTTCGACCCATTCGTTTCTCTCTACTGAGTCAGCTTTTCTCACTAAGAAGGTCGCTACTGATGATGGGTTAGGGTCGGATTCGGTGGAAggtttgatggattgatatgCTGTTAAAGGAGTTGCAAAGGGTGATAATTCTGCTCCTGAACCAGTTGAATCTGATCCTGCTTTCTCATCAATGtaaagaacaggaagatctTAATTGCACGATTACGCAATATAGAGTTTCTGTCAGCTATTTGCTCGGTATTGAGATCGGAAGGGGAGATATCAGCTCACCAGATCGAATATCATCCTTGACTTTGTCTCCGAAGTTGAGGGTTTCAGCGACTGTAGTAGCGAGCTTTGATGCTACgtcttgagcttgttcagcTATGGTAGGTTGAGTTGATTCAGCCATTGCGAGTGTCAAGCAGTTCTGTGCTTCTCCTTTCCTCAACACGGATATGGATCGTCTTGATAAGTGGGGAAGGATAAGAAAGGAACACGATGAAGACAGTTGAATGTTGAGTCGAAATTGTTTTGTCGTTGGCAATGAGAGAGAACGAAAGGGGACCGAGCGTATCTACTGATACCGAAAGATAAGGAATACAGAAAGAGTGACAATAAATGCCACATCATTGTCCATTTTGGGCTTTGAAGATGTGGAGTCTCCACATTATTACGTCATCTTATATTTCCCAATTCGATCGCTAATCAAGATAATGTTcgaaacaacaacaagccAATTTGTTCATTCGTTACATACTTATGTTCACCTGCGCATCTCCTTGTTCAAATCTCGACTTGACTGTTTAATCATACGGTTTGTACCAACACCACCAACGATCAGTATGGCAAATGGATTTGGTACCCCATCAGTAGCAGTAGCCACTACCCCTACAGTGATATCTACTTTCTTTTCACATATATTCGCTAGGAAGAAACGTAAAACAGCTTCGAAAGATTCACTAAAAAATGGTGGACCAGGCGGTGGACCCGAAAATCAATTGAGTTACGAAGAAGGACTAAAGGTGATCAAAAGATTCTTGGAATTCGCGAGTCATCatggtgttgaagaagtacaGAGTTTTACTGCTATGTGGATACCCACACCTCGTAAGTAGCCCTGTAGCccattgaaggtgaaagacgaggaagggaaagtgCAATCTCAAGTGTCATAGGCGCATAGGTGGTCCATCTTTCCTCTGGGACAGGGGTCAAATATCGGGGACGTTCAGCTACATGTTGTACTGATATGTCATGATACTTAGACTGGGTCAGGAGAGAAATGGTCACCATCCCTGATACCAATATCCGAGCAGCGGAAGACCTACTTGCTAAACATCTATCAACTTATGGACCAGAAGGTGAACAGGGTGGCGGTTTGAAACTCATCGGTGgtgaaagatggtggagAGTCAGAGGGAGGAGCTTGGAGGGTGAATGGATAGAAGTGAGTAGCACAATAGTTCTTTTAACGGTATTGGGGCTAACGAAACTCGTGCTGGATAGATGCAAAAAGATTACCTGAAACGAACAGCTACTATGGGACAAAAACCCACAGCAACAGCTCCCGATGGAGCTCgatcaggatcaacagaaaatgatcattggAAATATCTTCCGAAACGATCGTTTACTGCAAATAGCGGAAGCGTAAAAGACAATTCTGGAGCCGATGTACTAGATGATCGAGTCATCTTGTATATTCACGGTAAGCGACATACTATCACCTCATAGTCGGGATCGATTTCGACACTGATCTTTGGTCTTGCGTGAAAAGGTGGAgcgttcttcttctcgtctctTGAAACTCATCGATATCAAGTACAAAGACATGCTAGGAAAGCTGGCGCAAGAGCTTTTTCACCCGCTTACAGGTTAGCTCCTCAATACCCATTCGTTAGTAGCTGCGTTCCCCACCACATGATTTGCATGTCTCTCCGATCTGACTATGTACAATAACAAACTAGCCATGCGCTCTTCTTGATGCTCTATCATCCTATCTCTACCTTATAGATCCACCTCCAGGAGCGCACACCCCTATACTTCcaaccaatatcatcttcagcgGAGATTCAGCTGGTGCAGGGATGGTGATATCTTTGTTGGTATTGATTCGGGAGATGGAATTACCGATGCCAGCAGGAGCAAGCTTAGTGTCGCCTTGGGTAGATCTCACTCATAGTATGCCTAGCATCGGTGGATGGGATGGTGGTgatttcattccttcctcgGGGTAAGTGACTCGCAATCTAGCGTAGGCCGTGTGGCTGTACTGAAAGACAAAAGTACCTCTTGAATATAGATTTCACTACAAACCAAGTTGTGCCTGGCCGCCTTTGACTGGAGACGGAATCACTGTTTCGATGCCTGACGGTACGGAACAACATTTTGACGAGCAGATACAGATGTATTGGTAAGCTGGTCTGTCACGAGAGCAGGACACTCAGTCGATGCTTATCATGTGTAGCCCCAACAACCTTTTGACGCATCCGCTGGTCTCACCTGTAAATATGGGATCGCTAGGTGGACTGTGCCCCTTACTTATCGTGCGTGATTCCGGTAGGATATATACAATATAGTACTGACAAGCTTTCAAAAggttggaggtggtggtgaattGTTGCGTGACGAGGTAAGCAGTTTCCCGCGCGATTAGACAACATGTTTACTGCCATCAGCCTTTGCTCATCATTCCTCATACAGATAACATTTATTGCTCATAAAGCTGCATCGCCGACCACATATCCTCCAGGTTCTCATACCCTATCTCAGTACCCTGATCAAGCGAAGCTAGTAAATAAGTACAAACCGACAAAAGTTCATTTACAGATCTACGAAGGATGTTGTCACGTCGTTCCCACTCTGAGCTGGACAAGGAGTGCGAAATACATGTATCGAGCATGTGCCAAGTAAGTGATCATCAACGTAACACGGGGTCTGCATTTAACTTTttgattcagcttcaacatTTGGGCTTTCACTGCCGCTCAGAAAGCTGTCGAGCGTAAACTCCATCATGAGAAGtctcatcattcacttaGACATGCTTCTCGAAAGAATAGCTCTACCGAAGGGACGACTCCTTCCTCATCCGTCCCTCAAAGTGGTAATGTTTCCGGAGCCACTAGTACAGCGGCTTCCAGTATTGATTTGACGCAACCTGTCATTGGATCAACAGCAGCTTCAGCGGCAAATCGTGAAGACCTTGACATCGGTGATTTGGAATCTGAAGCTTCGTCAGACACGGCTGATTCCGAATACACGATGGATACTCAAGATGGCAATGATGAAGGAGCAGCAGGTGATAAAGGACCTGTAAAAGGTATAGTGACAGTCTCGGGAACAGAACCGTTATTCGGCAACACGAATATCGTGTCAGAAAGGGTGTCCACCCATGGCAAGATAAGATCATTTGAGCCTGTAGAATCTATCCCAGCATTAGATCCAAGTCTTAGAGAAGTGATTGGACAAGTTCATGGCAGTGGTGCGATCCAAAAATGGTTAAATAAACGAAAAGATTTCGATGAAAAATATCAATCCACTTTTAATAAAtggagagaaatcaaattaaAAGACAGacaatcagctcaaagtAATGGTTATCTGACTAGAGATCTGAAGGATAATGAAAATCCTCCATTGTGCTCTTTAGCAGGGATATACGACACAGATTTAGCTAGACAAATTGGTAAATCTGTTGATGAACCTTCAGGTAAACAAAGCGGTGTTGTGGGTatgtggatgaagatgggtgCTAAAGTGAGTTACCATCTGCCTTTCTCCATGACTGTCTTTCTAAATTCCACCATTACTTCCCAAATCATCTCTGGTGTGGGGAGCGCAACCGAACACGTACTCTGCTCGTTTATGCTAACCTTGTGTTCACTCAATAGGCCGATAAGGAACATGCTGGTGGTGATAATTTAGGACAGATCAAGGACAACGTAGCAAACGAGATTAAAGAAGAGCGTATTCGCAGAGAATCAGTTTCAGCTGGTACAGCGGAAAATAATAGATCAGGAATGGTAGATGAACCAGAAGTAATTCACGAAGATCGAGTGTTAGAAGCTGCACAGTGCTAGAAATCATAACACGGACATTTGACAGGTAGTGAACGTTTTCCTTCTCAGACATCTTGTAGCTTCTATTTTTAGCGTACTTTATCAGTATTCATACAGTGCATTTTTGACATATTTTGACATATTATAATAGATAGAATTTAATGAATCGAGTCCGTTTAGAAACCAGGTTTGAATGTTTCTCCCGAATTTATACCTTCAGTTTTATGGTCTGCTGGTCTAGCTGAAGATTCGTATACTATCACTCCGGGTCGATTTGGTAGCTAAGGACATTATAAGCTCGACCATTCCCAACGATATTACCGAGCGCCCACAAGACCTTATCTCTGGGACTAAGTGACAAGTTAAAGATATACGTACAGGCTGATATGAGCCTCTCAAGCCGATATAGTATACTCTAGtggtttcttcatctccatcggAATTGTTCCCTGGAAAATAGATTGTCAAGGAAGTAACACCGTTAAATTTGGCTGCTCTGTTTTGAAGAAATCATAAATCAGCTTGGACTTGAAAGCTTGGGTGAATTTGACAAAGTATGCAAATTCTGTACTGATTATGATTTTCTGGATGAACAGACTCACTTGACTTGATATTCGACTCCTTCTTTAACATCCACCACATCGAACGCTTGCGTAGGCGAAGAAGACGAGGCATCAGAAAAGTCTAAACCTGGGTTATCACGGAACTACAACGAAATATCCAGATCAGCTAGGTCAAGTACAATGGTGATCCAGACAAGGAAACGTTTGGATCTTGTTGAAACGATTGCAATTAACGGACTCACAACGTGCATTGCGGAAGGTGTTCTACCTGATGGTCCAGCTTTGAGCGTTATTGCTCGCAGTGATATGGAAGCGGTGAATGGGACTATGCGTAGAGTGTTCAGCTCTTGGACGACGATATGCGTCACAACAGTCATGGCTTTATACCCGGTCAATAAGTACATGGGAAGACTTCATGCTTTAAAGGTAGAACGAGAAGTATaggatattgaagaagaaagtcttCGGCTCACTCTTGATTATCAACTCGTCATCTACATCGCTCTCGCACCACTATTGACCATTACTGTAAGCTAAATGTCACGAGATGTTCATCTTTACGGGAGCTTACAAGAGTCTCGTCGTCCCTCATATCCCAAGTCCTATGAAAGGCTCAATCAGCAACAGCTCAGAACGCGTGCACATCCCCGTCTACTCTTACTCTTCCAAATAAATGCGAATCTATATCAAAATAGCTCACTTGATCACTCGCTTTCCTGGATCTCCACCATTTTCAGAATTCAGAGCTGTAACATTAGGTAGATCAATTTGACCATATAACGAATCTAGAGGTGATGAATTTAGGGGAGCATCATGCGAATGATCGTGGTCATTACAATCGTGAGAGCATGACATTGTGTCTAGAATGTGTCGGATATAGAAGGCTGTCTGATATATAAGAAGTCTAGGCTTTGACTAAATATTGATTGGATtcgaaaagaaggaaagtaGAACAGGAATGAGGATTTCGAATGTTGAAGTGGACTGTAAATGTGGAGGATCAAATTGCGTTAATCGCCGTACGCTGAcacccaaaaaaaaaaaaaaaaaagggCCGAGAGCTACTTGAGTGGCCAAAAGCATCAAGCTCACATGTATTCTTGCGATCATTCATAAAGTCCTAGTATGCAATTTCAGACGAGCAAAGCCAAGCCGGCCTCGATTGAGATCTCATATGTTCTTAACACCAAAGCTAATATAGGACTTATCTCTTTTGTCAAACGCTTTCCGAAATTTCCAACTTCGACATCGAGATTCTTCAATATTCACAGCGAACAAAGCTGTAAATATCAACTTCGGCCTCTCGTCCAGACTTTTGGGCTTGTTCATCTTTGTGAGTAATGGAAAGAGGTCTACTGTGACTCCTTCGTGCATCAGAAGGTTTTGCATGCGCCGAATGAACAAAAGCCTTGTCGTCGTGATGATAAAGTGCATAAGTCCAGTACATAAGTCCAGTACTGAAATCAGCGATATTACTGGACAAGATACTATGACGGACTCAAACGTCATAGAACTCGCTACAATATCTGATATTGTACCAAGACTGAGTGATCTCCGAACTTCGACTCCACTCGGCGAGCTCGATTCCGTACCCAAATTTGTTCTTTCACGCTTTACCGGATTATCCCCGATGCTGGTGGACGACTGAATGTCCACCCAAGTAAGTTGACATGATGGTTTTCGAAGTGGATGTTCCCTTTCTAAAAATCAGTCATCGATATTTTACATATCTCGGTCAAAAGCGATGATCAGAGTGGTGATTACGTATTGTACCCTACTTTTACCAGCACAGCTTCTTGGCATCATCATGCATCAGTACACCGCATTCCTTGATCCGCTATTAATCTCGGTGCATCCTTTGAATTTCagtgatttgattgatcggATGGTAGATCTTTCCCTTATCCTTTGATCCGACATATAAATATATAACATAACAATAAACATTACATTTTGCCACCTATCAACTTCCTTTCATTGTTCGCTAGCAACAGTGATCAGTAGCATATTTAAGAGCATCCTATTAACTCCCATCTTATTATACTTTCACAACAACAATGTACGGTCAACAATATCAGAACAACTATAATCagcctccaccaccacctcaacagCAGCAGTGGGGACAACCACCTCCCGCACAATATGGTGGGCCAGGCGGACCAGGCGGACCAGGCGGCTATGGATATAATGGAGCACCTCTACAACAACCAGCGTACGGCGCACCTCAACCTGGATATGGTGCTCCCCCTTCACACAACGACTATAATGGTCAAACACCTTATGGTGCACCTCCCGCTCAATCATACGgtgcaccaccaccacctcaacaacatcatttAGGCGCTCAACCACCTTATGGAGGTACATCACCTCAGCCACCTTACAGTGCCCCTTCTCCCCAACCACCATATGGCGCTCCTTCCCCTCAACCATATGCCGCTCAAGGAAATTATGGTGCACCTCCGCCTGTCGGAGGTCAAGGAGCCAAGTTCCTAGGCATACCAATccctgctcctcctccagctgtACCAGTAAGCACATTGCCGGGATATAACGCTCAATTCGATGCGGAGAGGTTAAGGAAGGCTActaaagtgagtgattgagtTGATCTTCCGTCCAAACACCATCTTGAGAATCGAGCTGACTTCTTTTCGTAGGGCTTCGGAACTGATGAGAGGACTCTTATCGATACTCTCTCACCACTAGATGCCTTCCAGATGGAGGTGCTGACTAGAACATACGAGCAGACAGTAGGAAggagcttgaagaagactTTAGAAAAGGAGTTATCCAGTTGGTAAGTCAAAATACGATATTGCAAATTTGCACAAATGGCGAAACCCCTTGTTTACCTCGAATGCAGGCTCGAATATACACtggttcttctttcgcttgGTCCTTTGAATGGTGACCTTCATCTACTCAATAGAGCATGTTCAGGAGCAGGTACGCATGAAGATTTACTCAACGAACTGCTTCTCGGTAGATCAAACGAAGAGATGTTTTATTTGAAAGAAGGCTACAAGAGAGTCTATGGAAAAGATCTGGTTTCTGTAGTCAGAGGTGAACTAAGCATGAAGACGGAGCGGTAAGTCCTGCTATTGTTTATAACCCTACAAATGAGCCTCTTGTATTTGTACTGATAAGGAATCGCTATAGGATGTTCAACATGGCTCTCTCAGGTCAAAGAGATGAATCACCATACGTgaatcaacaacaagttCAACAAGACGTCGAAGCTTTATATCGTGCAGGTCCAGGAAAAATTGGTACTGTAAGTTCTGCAGACTATCAAGATAATTTATTGGTCATGGGAAAGGTTAAGCATTAGCTAATCATGTATATAGGACGAAATTGGGGTTTGCGGTATCCTACTTTCTCGGTCAGATGCCCATCTTCAAGCTATAGCTCAAGCTTTCCCTCAAAGACATCGAGTAGCCCTGTCGCAAATGTAAGTGACCCATCTGATCAAAAAGGTTTCGCTTGATCCGTGTGCTATATTGAGAGCAGTAATCTGATTCGTCTTGATCGCGCAGGATTCAATCTGAGTTCTCAGGTCACATGAAAGACGGCCTATATTACATCGCCAAGGGAGTCGAAGGTGATGGACAAGGTGTGATTCGAGATGCAGAATTATTGCACGCCGCTATGGCTGGTGCTGGTACtaaagatgagagaatgtGAGTTGATACCATTTCCTTGCGAAGCAGAATTGGCTCTTCGTTTGTTCCCCTCAATCGTGAGAGAAGAACGAGTATTGACAATCGAATGATTATAGGATCTATCGAATAGTTCGAAATCATTGGAACAGACCGAGGTTCAACGCAATCAAGACTCAGTATCAATCTCTGTATAGACAAACTCTGAAAAGAGcagtagaaggtgaaaccACGGGTAAATACGAGAAGGCTTTGGTTGGTATTATCGAACAGAATTaaaaggagattgaggaagaaataAGAAGCATGGTTTGTTCTTCGCAAAGTATAATCTAAGTAGGAGTCGATTCCATACCGAAGTTGTATAAGTGTTTTGAATTAATATTATAGTAAAATCGTATGAAGTGTTTTTCTTGTGATCAATGTGATTATTCCGTACGACGTCGGTTCAGCCTTTCCTTTTTATTCGATAAAAAGGTTTCGAGTGCTTTGCAAGTGAGTCGTGATGCGATGCATATTATACATAAATTTGTGATTATACACGAGTGATCAGATCCCACTCGGCCCATTCATGAGGATTCAAGCGACTTCTAT comes from Kwoniella shivajii chromosome 9, complete sequence and encodes:
- a CDS encoding asparagine-tRNA ligase, which codes for MAESTQPTIAEQAQDVASKLATTVAETLNFGDKVKDDIRSDLPVLYIDEKAGSDSTGSGAELSPFATPLTAYQSIKPSTESDPNPSSVATFLVRKADSVERNEWVEISASAKKKLVKSIGGWRKSEAKLAAEGDRLAKEKAAQEEKEKKRREEAKSIILVDDPSKESKKTKIYAVPELVGTRVRIQGWVHRFRPQKTNYFIVVRDGTAMLQCILTGDAIKTIDALDLTTESTVELVGTIEKVKEGQTAPGGVELMVDYWKIIGKAPGGSEAFEGRLSVDTDASIRADLRHLELRGETATSVMRVRALLLRAFRDSFYKRKITEVTPPCMVQTSVEGGSTLFEFDYYGAPAYLTQSSQLYLETVLPSLGDVYCIQESFRAEKSLTRRHLSEYTHLEAELVFIQFKDLLDHLEDMICEVVDTLLADPVSAEIIKTLNPEFTPPSRPFMRMDYRDAIKYLSEHGIKKEDGEDHVVGDDIAEAAERKMTDQINRPIMLIHFPKLLKAFYMQPLGEAPDFTESVDVLMPNVGEVVGGSMRITDYDTLMAAYKREGIPSDPYYWFTDQRKYGTTEHGGYGLGVERFLAWLLNRWTVRECSLYPRWMGRATP